A part of Amycolatopsis camponoti genomic DNA contains:
- a CDS encoding YchJ family protein, whose protein sequence is MPPASCPCGLAESYPACCGRFHDGDLAAPTAELLMRSRYSAFAVGDTAYLLRTWHPDTRPRRLSLDPGQEWTRLEILARTGGGLLHAEGTVEFRAHYRHHGRDGFLEENSRFRRDDGQWVYLDAEA, encoded by the coding sequence ATGCCTCCCGCCTCGTGCCCGTGCGGCCTCGCCGAGTCCTACCCCGCCTGCTGCGGCCGGTTCCACGACGGCGACCTCGCGGCGCCGACAGCCGAGCTGCTGATGCGTTCGCGGTACAGCGCGTTCGCCGTCGGGGACACGGCTTACCTGCTGCGCACCTGGCACCCGGACACGCGCCCGCGCCGGCTGAGCCTCGATCCCGGCCAGGAGTGGACGCGGCTGGAGATCCTCGCCCGCACGGGCGGCGGCCTGCTGCACGCCGAAGGGACGGTCGAGTTCCGGGCGCACTACCGCCACCACGGCCGGGACGGGTTCCTGGAGGAGAACAGCCGCTTCCGCCGTGATGACGGCCAGTGGGTCTACCTCGACGCGGAAGCCTGA
- the rnhA gene encoding ribonuclease HI: MDVEIFTDGACSGNPGPGGWGAVLRYGRHERELYGGEATPTTNNRMELTAPIRALESLTRPSQVRVFTDSTYVRNGIMQWLPRWKSNGWQTAARQPVKNADLWQRLDAAASLHEVEWLWVKGHAGHPENERADRLAVRGAQEARETGKPVNAE, from the coding sequence GTGGACGTGGAGATCTTCACCGACGGCGCGTGCAGCGGGAACCCGGGACCAGGCGGCTGGGGCGCGGTCCTCCGCTACGGGCGGCACGAGCGTGAGCTCTACGGCGGCGAAGCCACGCCGACGACGAACAACCGGATGGAGCTGACGGCGCCGATCCGGGCGCTGGAGAGCCTGACCCGGCCATCGCAAGTCCGCGTGTTCACGGACAGCACGTACGTGCGCAACGGGATCATGCAGTGGCTGCCCCGCTGGAAGAGCAACGGCTGGCAGACGGCGGCGCGCCAGCCGGTGAAGAACGCGGACCTGTGGCAGCGCCTGGACGCGGCGGCGAGTCTCCACGAGGTCGAATGGCTGTGGGTCAAGGGCCACGCGGGACACCCGGAGAACGAGCGCGCCGACCGGCTCGCGGTGCGGGGAGCCCAGGAAGCGCGGGAGACCGGGAAGCCGGTCAACGCCGAATAG
- a CDS encoding Crp/Fnr family transcriptional regulator has product MSGHDDTAEGALLAYLADVDRDYLLARGTRRRFRANDVVLMEGDPSDHVHVLVSGWVRVSTIVEDGREVLFGLRGPGEVLGDLAAVTGRPRSASVRAIEPCVVFQLTGAEFVDVLHTRPEIAIATIKTVAARLRSAESARVDAAAFDVSRRVAVVLVRLAEERGRRVPEGVIVEGSQEDIGAQIGAARRTVARALRMLRERGIVETGRGRILIRELRVLRAFARSEPNGTHRP; this is encoded by the coding sequence ATGAGCGGGCACGACGACACGGCCGAGGGAGCGCTCCTGGCCTATCTCGCCGACGTCGATCGCGACTACCTGCTCGCCCGGGGCACCCGCCGCCGGTTCCGCGCGAACGACGTCGTCCTCATGGAGGGCGACCCGTCCGACCACGTCCACGTGCTGGTGTCCGGCTGGGTGCGCGTCTCCACGATCGTCGAGGACGGCCGCGAGGTCCTCTTCGGCCTGCGCGGCCCCGGCGAGGTGCTCGGCGACCTCGCCGCCGTCACCGGGCGGCCGCGCTCGGCGTCGGTGCGCGCGATCGAACCCTGCGTCGTCTTCCAGCTGACCGGCGCGGAGTTCGTCGACGTCCTGCACACCCGGCCCGAGATCGCCATCGCGACGATCAAGACCGTCGCCGCCCGGCTCCGCAGCGCCGAGTCGGCCCGGGTCGACGCCGCGGCCTTCGACGTCAGCCGTCGCGTCGCGGTGGTCCTGGTCCGGCTGGCCGAGGAGCGCGGCCGGCGCGTCCCCGAGGGCGTGATCGTCGAGGGCTCGCAGGAGGACATCGGCGCGCAGATCGGCGCGGCCCGGCGTACCGTCGCGCGGGCGTTGCGCATGCTGCGGGAGCGGGGGATCGTCGAGACCGGCCGCGGCCGGATCCTCATCCGCGAGCTGCGCGTGCTGCGCGCCTTCGCCCGTTCTGAGCCAAACGGCACACACCGCCCGTGA
- a CDS encoding DUF1684 domain-containing protein — translation MSTFTSEWQDWKTHREEDLAAPHGWLALVSLDWLTDAPREYPGIPGRWWQDAEAAYVDPAGAALAHEGSPITETRRFELVNSGAGTRVLAGDVEIEVARRSGYLIRVHDPKAEVLREFHGVPAYEPSPSWVVTGRFEPFDEPRPTTVGAVVEGLSHVYTAPGLVHFSVGGAPHTLTAFNGKDGGFSILFTDETSGVTTYAANRSLPVGAPAPDGTVTLDFNRAVNLPCAFTDFATCPLPPAGNHLPFAVEAGEKIPYERG, via the coding sequence ATGAGCACGTTCACGAGCGAGTGGCAGGACTGGAAGACCCACCGCGAGGAGGACCTCGCGGCACCCCACGGCTGGCTGGCGCTGGTGTCGCTCGACTGGCTGACCGACGCCCCGCGTGAGTACCCGGGCATCCCGGGCCGCTGGTGGCAGGACGCCGAGGCGGCGTACGTCGACCCGGCCGGAGCGGCCCTCGCGCACGAGGGTTCGCCGATCACGGAGACCCGCCGGTTCGAGCTGGTCAACAGCGGTGCGGGCACGCGCGTGCTGGCCGGCGACGTCGAGATCGAGGTCGCCCGCCGTTCGGGGTACCTGATCCGCGTGCACGACCCGAAGGCCGAGGTCCTGCGCGAGTTCCACGGCGTCCCGGCGTACGAGCCGTCGCCGTCCTGGGTGGTCACGGGCCGTTTCGAGCCGTTCGACGAGCCGCGGCCCACGACGGTCGGTGCGGTGGTGGAGGGCCTCAGCCACGTCTACACGGCGCCGGGCCTGGTCCACTTCTCCGTCGGGGGAGCGCCGCACACGCTGACCGCGTTCAACGGCAAGGACGGGGGGTTCAGCATCCTGTTCACGGACGAGACGAGCGGCGTCACGACGTACGCGGCGAACCGCTCGCTGCCGGTCGGCGCGCCCGCCCCGGACGGGACGGTGACCCTGGACTTCAACCGGGCGGTGAACCTGCCGTGCGCGTTCACGGACTTCGCGACGTGCCCCCTGCCGCCGGCGGGCAACCACCTGCCGTTCGCGGTGGAGGCGGGGGAGAAGATCCCGTACGAGCGTGGGTGA
- a CDS encoding AMIN-like domain-containing (lipo)protein: MSRPVRRALLAITLLLAASVAAAAPAQAVNSVPTLTTIRTGNNPTFDRVVLDLGPGGTPTVSYQLVDELTADPTGDIVWLTGQYFVNVAVSHAAAHDDAGNPTYTGPQKFRTRNLSNVMAVAVTGDFEAELTIGLGVRSRTAVNVFTLTGPNRVVIDVAH, translated from the coding sequence ATGTCCAGACCCGTCAGACGCGCCCTTCTCGCCATCACCCTGCTGCTCGCGGCGAGCGTGGCCGCCGCCGCGCCAGCTCAGGCCGTCAACAGCGTTCCCACCCTCACCACCATCCGGACCGGGAACAACCCCACCTTCGACCGGGTCGTGCTCGACCTCGGCCCCGGCGGCACCCCCACCGTCAGCTACCAGCTCGTCGACGAGCTCACCGCCGACCCCACCGGGGACATCGTGTGGCTCACCGGGCAGTACTTCGTCAACGTCGCCGTGTCGCACGCCGCCGCGCACGACGATGCCGGGAACCCCACCTACACCGGGCCGCAGAAGTTCCGGACGCGGAACCTCTCGAACGTCATGGCCGTCGCCGTCACCGGGGACTTCGAAGCGGAGCTGACCATCGGGCTCGGCGTGCGGTCGCGGACCGCGGTGAACGTCTTCACGCTCACCGGGCCCAACCGCGTCGTCATCGACGTGGCCCACTAG
- a CDS encoding PIN-like domain-containing protein, producing MSGLYDGEFAGFKIASSEEIDTALREAVVAVDANVLLDLYRFRPQTSQDLINTLKSLDERLVVPHQALREFWRHRQRSQGSPRGATKAATDALAKSGRAICDALTVWAKAVGVVDDELSELASRVDGFVGTLKDELQQVLQDADAERSGDRILEQLEELLAGRITPRLDADEWTECVAEANRRIENEEPPGYKDAGKQDNDTPEGGAGDYLVWYQATRYAKDKSKDLLLVTRDEKEDWWWRQQSDFVGPRPELALEFHELTGRRLFLLRPADLLARAAVLEVEVDRASPVDAGRVAEAGEEEPADPWTLPALSALLEQLDREAPVQAAALRLATPGSDGRVSREKVYELGEYADDRMLRGFTRPFRRLTAALQGDGTVPARVAPVFVARYPDGVKASYFSVPAEVPALLEELAATAPDPGEKPTPDTSGAAG from the coding sequence ATGAGCGGGCTGTACGACGGGGAATTCGCCGGGTTCAAGATCGCTTCGTCGGAGGAGATCGACACCGCCCTCCGCGAGGCGGTCGTCGCCGTCGACGCGAACGTCCTCCTCGATCTCTACCGGTTCCGGCCCCAGACGTCACAGGACCTCATCAACACCCTGAAGAGCCTGGACGAGCGGCTCGTCGTGCCGCATCAGGCCCTTCGCGAGTTCTGGCGACACCGGCAACGTTCCCAAGGCAGTCCTCGCGGTGCGACCAAGGCGGCCACGGACGCCCTCGCCAAGTCGGGCCGGGCCATCTGCGACGCCTTGACCGTGTGGGCGAAGGCGGTCGGCGTAGTCGACGACGAGCTGTCCGAGCTCGCCTCGCGAGTCGACGGCTTCGTCGGCACGCTCAAGGACGAACTCCAGCAGGTGCTCCAGGACGCGGATGCCGAGCGGAGTGGCGACCGGATCCTGGAACAGCTCGAAGAGCTTCTCGCCGGACGGATCACACCGCGATTGGACGCCGACGAGTGGACCGAGTGCGTCGCGGAGGCCAACCGCCGCATCGAGAACGAGGAACCGCCCGGCTACAAAGACGCGGGCAAGCAGGACAACGACACGCCGGAAGGCGGCGCCGGCGACTACCTCGTCTGGTACCAAGCCACCCGGTACGCGAAGGACAAGAGCAAAGACCTTCTCCTCGTCACCCGCGACGAGAAGGAAGACTGGTGGTGGCGCCAGCAGTCCGACTTCGTCGGCCCGCGGCCCGAGCTGGCCCTGGAGTTCCACGAACTGACCGGCCGACGGCTGTTCCTGCTACGCCCGGCGGACCTGCTCGCGCGGGCGGCCGTCCTGGAGGTCGAGGTCGACCGGGCTTCGCCGGTCGACGCCGGAAGGGTCGCCGAGGCCGGTGAAGAAGAGCCGGCCGATCCCTGGACCTTGCCGGCGCTGTCGGCGCTTCTGGAGCAGCTCGACCGGGAAGCTCCGGTGCAAGCCGCCGCGCTCCGCCTCGCGACTCCCGGCAGCGACGGGCGGGTGAGCCGGGAGAAGGTCTACGAGCTGGGCGAGTACGCGGACGACCGGATGCTGCGCGGCTTCACCCGGCCCTTCCGCCGCCTGACGGCGGCGCTGCAAGGGGACGGCACGGTTCCGGCCCGCGTCGCGCCGGTCTTCGTCGCCCGCTACCCCGACGGGGTGAAGGCTTCGTACTTCAGCGTTCCGGCCGAAGTCCCGGCGCTGCTCGAGGAACTCGCGGCCACGGCACCGGACCCCGGCGAGAAGCCGACCCCCGACACGTCCGGAGCAGCCGGGTAA
- a CDS encoding MBL fold metallo-hydrolase, with protein MNIVETYTGHVDPGGDASRRTLDALTITKLSVGPMDNNAYLLVCRADNEALLIDAANDPDRISDLIGHGPDRPALKTVVTTHQHQDHWQALGAVAGANGANTAAHPLDASPLPVPPDFLVEHGDTLSVGQVTLSVIHLRGHTPGSIALLYRDPSGHPHLFTGDSLFPGGIGRTTSPEDFSSLLDDVSSRIFDELPDETWFYPGHGDDSTLGAERPKLGEWRERGW; from the coding sequence GTGAACATCGTGGAGACCTACACGGGGCACGTCGACCCGGGCGGCGACGCCTCCCGGCGCACCCTGGACGCGCTGACCATCACCAAGCTGTCCGTCGGCCCGATGGACAACAACGCGTACCTGCTGGTGTGCCGGGCGGACAACGAGGCCCTGCTCATCGACGCGGCGAACGACCCGGACCGCATCTCGGACCTGATCGGCCACGGCCCCGACCGCCCGGCGTTGAAGACGGTCGTCACCACCCACCAGCACCAGGACCACTGGCAGGCACTGGGCGCGGTGGCGGGGGCCAACGGAGCCAACACGGCGGCGCACCCTCTGGACGCTTCGCCGTTGCCGGTGCCGCCGGACTTCCTGGTCGAGCACGGAGACACGCTGTCGGTGGGGCAGGTCACTCTTTCGGTGATCCATTTGAGGGGGCACACACCGGGGTCGATCGCTTTGCTGTACCGCGATCCGTCGGGGCACCCGCACCTGTTCACCGGGGACTCGCTGTTCCCGGGCGGTATCGGGCGGACCACGTCGCCGGAGGACTTCTCGTCGTTGCTGGACGACGTGTCGTCGCGGATCTTCGACGAGCTGCCGGACGAGACGTGGTTCTACCCGGGCCACGGGGATGACTCGACGTTGGGCGCGGAGCGTCCGAAGCTCGGCGAATGGCGCGAACGCGGCTGGTGA
- a CDS encoding acyltransferase family protein: MPTSPTPRRISWDLLRVVAVFAVILGHVTHQGALLHPELTGYPVRVTAQFGAAILLVISAFFVCASLRKGNPRRWLWNRVARLVPAYFVAVLVTYVVTRWAAISFSGLPYPSGVTGFLFGVPQGLPSNPSPWYIPTGLDLVANLGMVQEWGIRSETFYYLDGSYWTLPVQLLAFTGAALLWPRSWRTHRLTVALLWALILVPLALRFVVFAPGTASPVVETFYYGLGLHRLHVFAIGVALWLWSQRRLKTWHAALFVVAAVAAQDLQVFPFHVALPQDALRWPSTIGFAVLLLLVCLAARGPDWRFPGLARIAPAVTWLAGISYGLYLVHQELGYVLARALLDAGLPGWLRLPVVVGAAVLAGWAVTAGVERPVHRWLTTRRKPEEPQVKDAEPVSVGGGS, encoded by the coding sequence GTGCCCACCTCCCCGACGCCGCGCCGGATCAGCTGGGACCTCCTCCGCGTCGTCGCCGTCTTCGCGGTGATCCTCGGGCACGTCACCCACCAGGGTGCGCTCCTGCACCCGGAGTTGACGGGGTACCCCGTAAGGGTGACAGCGCAGTTCGGCGCCGCGATCCTGCTGGTGATCTCCGCCTTCTTCGTTTGCGCGAGCCTCCGCAAGGGCAATCCGCGCCGGTGGCTGTGGAACCGCGTCGCGCGCCTCGTGCCCGCCTACTTCGTCGCCGTCCTGGTGACCTACGTCGTGACGCGGTGGGCTGCCATCTCCTTCAGTGGCCTGCCCTACCCGTCCGGCGTCACCGGGTTCCTCTTCGGCGTGCCGCAGGGGCTGCCGTCGAACCCGTCGCCGTGGTACATCCCGACCGGGCTCGACCTGGTCGCCAACCTCGGCATGGTGCAGGAGTGGGGCATCCGGTCGGAGACGTTCTACTACCTCGACGGCTCCTACTGGACGCTGCCGGTGCAGCTGCTGGCCTTCACCGGCGCCGCCCTCCTGTGGCCGCGGTCGTGGCGCACCCACCGGCTGACCGTCGCCCTGCTCTGGGCCCTGATCCTCGTCCCGCTCGCGCTGCGCTTCGTCGTCTTCGCGCCGGGGACGGCGAGCCCGGTCGTCGAGACGTTCTACTACGGCCTGGGTCTGCACCGGCTGCACGTCTTCGCCATCGGCGTCGCGCTGTGGCTCTGGTCTCAACGCCGGCTCAAGACGTGGCACGCCGCGCTGTTCGTGGTCGCCGCCGTCGCCGCGCAGGACCTGCAGGTCTTCCCGTTCCACGTCGCGCTGCCGCAGGACGCCCTGCGCTGGCCGTCCACGATCGGGTTCGCCGTGCTCCTGCTGCTGGTCTGCCTGGCCGCCCGCGGCCCCGACTGGCGGTTCCCCGGACTGGCGAGGATCGCCCCGGCCGTCACCTGGCTCGCGGGCATCTCGTATGGTCTTTACCTGGTGCACCAGGAGCTGGGTTACGTCCTGGCCCGCGCCCTGCTCGACGCCGGCCTGCCCGGCTGGCTGCGGCTCCCCGTGGTCGTCGGCGCCGCCGTGCTGGCGGGGTGGGCGGTCACCGCGGGGGTCGAACGGCCGGTCCACCGGTGGCTCACCACCCGCCGGAAGCCGGAAGAACCGCAGGTCAAAGACGCAGAACCAGTTTCTGTCGGTGGTGGCTCGTAG
- the uvrA gene encoding excinuclease ABC subunit UvrA, with protein MADRLVVRGAREHNLRGVDLDLPRDSLIVFTGLSGSGKSSLAFDTIFAEGQRRYVESLSAYARQFLGQMDKPDVDFIEGLSPAVSIDQKSTSRNPRSTVGTITEVYDYLRLLYARAGKAHCPKCGEPISKQTPQQIVDQVLEMDEGVRFQVLAPVVRGRKGEYVDLFENLQQQGYARVVVDGTVYPLTDPPKLKKQEKHQIGVVIDRLSVKSSSRQRLTDSVETALRLADGLVELEFVDLPENDPNRIRGFSENLACPNGHPLAIEDLEPRSFSFNSPYGACPVCTGIGIRKEVDPELVVPDDELSLAEGAIAPWSGGQSADYFIRLLESLSETIGFRMDTPWRRLPARAQKAVLHGVDEQVHVRYKNRYGRQRSYYAAFEGVIPFLERRQEQTESEYMRERYEGYMREVPCPACQGTRLKPEILAVTLAHKTRGDMSIAEVCALSIAEASQFLDELELGQRESMIAGAVLKEIQARLRFLLDVGLTYLSLDRASATLSGGEAQRIRLATQIGSGLVGVLYVLDEPSIGLHQRDNHRLIETLTRLRNLGNTLIVVEHDEDTIRSSDWVVDIGPGAGEHGGHIVHSGPYKKLLKSKESLTGQYLSGRRKIEIPAIRRPIDKKRQLTVVGAREHNLRGLDVSFPLGCLVSVTGVSGSGKSTLVNDILATVLANKLNGARQVPGRHTRVNGLGNVDKLVRVDQSPIGRTPRSNPATYTGVWDHVRKLFAATTEAKVRGYQQGRFSFNVKGGRCEACAGDGTIKIEMNFLPDVYVPCEVCKGARYNRETLEVHYKGKTVSDVLDMPIEEAAEFFEPIKAIHRHLQTLVDVGLGYVRLGQPAPTLSGGEAQRVKLASELQKRSTGKTVYILDEPTTGLHFEDINKLIGVINGLVDKGNSVIVIEHNLDVIKTSDWIIDMGPEGGNGGGTIVAEGTPEHIASVEESYTGEFLRTVLTAE; from the coding sequence GTGGCTGATCGCCTCGTTGTTCGCGGTGCCCGCGAGCACAACCTCCGCGGCGTGGATCTCGACCTGCCCCGCGACAGCCTGATCGTTTTCACCGGTCTGTCCGGGTCCGGGAAGTCGAGCCTCGCCTTCGACACCATCTTCGCCGAAGGGCAGCGGCGCTACGTCGAGTCGCTCTCGGCGTACGCCCGCCAGTTCCTCGGGCAGATGGACAAGCCGGACGTCGACTTCATCGAGGGCCTTTCGCCCGCGGTGTCGATCGACCAGAAGTCCACCTCACGCAACCCGCGCTCGACCGTGGGCACGATCACCGAGGTCTACGACTACCTGCGCCTGCTCTACGCCCGCGCCGGCAAGGCGCACTGCCCCAAGTGCGGCGAGCCGATCAGCAAGCAGACCCCGCAGCAGATCGTCGACCAGGTGCTGGAGATGGACGAAGGCGTCCGCTTCCAGGTGCTCGCGCCGGTCGTGCGCGGGCGCAAGGGCGAGTACGTCGACCTGTTCGAGAACCTGCAGCAGCAGGGCTACGCGCGCGTGGTCGTCGACGGCACGGTGTACCCGCTCACCGACCCGCCGAAGCTGAAGAAGCAGGAAAAGCACCAGATCGGCGTGGTCATCGACCGCCTGAGCGTGAAGTCGTCTTCGCGTCAGCGGCTCACCGACTCGGTCGAGACGGCGCTGCGGCTGGCCGACGGCCTGGTCGAGCTGGAGTTCGTCGACCTGCCCGAGAACGACCCGAACCGGATCCGCGGCTTCTCCGAGAACCTGGCCTGCCCCAACGGCCACCCCCTGGCCATCGAAGACCTCGAGCCCCGCTCGTTCTCCTTCAACTCGCCCTACGGCGCCTGCCCCGTGTGCACCGGTATCGGCATCCGCAAGGAGGTCGACCCGGAGCTGGTGGTCCCGGACGACGAGCTGTCGCTGGCCGAGGGCGCGATCGCGCCGTGGTCGGGCGGGCAGAGCGCGGACTACTTCATCCGGCTGCTGGAGTCGCTGTCGGAGACCATCGGCTTCCGGATGGACACGCCGTGGCGCCGGCTGCCGGCGCGGGCACAGAAGGCCGTCTTGCACGGTGTCGACGAACAGGTCCACGTCCGCTACAAGAACCGCTATGGCCGCCAGCGGTCGTACTACGCGGCCTTCGAGGGCGTCATCCCGTTCCTCGAGCGGCGGCAGGAGCAGACCGAGTCCGAGTACATGCGCGAGCGGTACGAGGGCTACATGCGCGAGGTGCCGTGCCCGGCCTGCCAGGGCACCCGGCTCAAGCCGGAGATCCTCGCCGTCACGCTGGCGCACAAGACCCGCGGTGACATGTCGATCGCCGAGGTCTGCGCGCTGTCCATCGCGGAGGCGTCGCAGTTCCTCGACGAGCTGGAGCTCGGGCAGCGCGAGTCAATGATCGCCGGCGCGGTGCTCAAGGAGATCCAGGCCCGCCTGCGCTTCCTGCTCGACGTCGGCCTGACGTACCTCTCGCTCGACCGCGCGTCGGCCACTCTTTCGGGTGGTGAAGCGCAGCGGATCCGGCTCGCGACGCAGATCGGGTCCGGTCTGGTCGGCGTGCTCTACGTCCTGGACGAGCCGTCGATCGGCCTGCACCAGCGCGACAACCACCGGCTGATCGAGACGCTGACCCGGCTGCGGAACCTGGGCAACACGCTGATCGTCGTCGAGCACGACGAAGACACGATCCGCTCGAGCGACTGGGTGGTCGACATCGGTCCGGGCGCGGGCGAGCACGGCGGCCACATCGTCCACAGTGGACCGTACAAGAAGCTGCTCAAGAGCAAGGAGTCGCTGACCGGGCAGTACCTGTCCGGGCGGCGGAAGATCGAGATCCCGGCGATCCGGCGGCCGATCGACAAGAAGCGGCAGCTGACCGTGGTCGGCGCGCGCGAGCACAACCTGCGCGGGCTGGACGTCTCGTTCCCGCTCGGCTGCCTGGTCTCGGTCACCGGCGTCTCGGGCTCGGGCAAGTCCACGCTGGTGAACGACATCCTCGCGACGGTGCTGGCGAACAAGCTCAACGGCGCCCGCCAGGTGCCGGGCCGCCACACCCGGGTCAACGGCCTGGGCAACGTCGACAAGCTGGTGCGCGTCGACCAGTCGCCGATCGGGCGGACCCCGCGGTCCAACCCGGCGACCTACACCGGCGTCTGGGACCACGTGCGGAAGCTGTTCGCGGCGACGACCGAGGCGAAGGTCCGCGGCTACCAGCAGGGCCGGTTCTCGTTCAACGTCAAGGGCGGCCGCTGCGAGGCGTGCGCCGGCGACGGCACGATCAAGATCGAGATGAACTTCCTGCCGGACGTCTACGTCCCCTGCGAGGTCTGCAAGGGCGCGCGGTACAACCGGGAAACCCTCGAGGTGCACTACAAGGGCAAGACCGTCTCGGACGTGCTCGACATGCCCATCGAGGAGGCGGCGGAGTTCTTCGAGCCGATCAAGGCCATCCACCGCCACCTGCAGACGCTGGTGGACGTCGGCCTCGGCTACGTCCGGCTCGGCCAGCCCGCGCCGACGCTCTCCGGTGGCGAGGCGCAGCGCGTCAAGCTGGCCAGCGAGCTGCAGAAGCGCTCGACCGGCAAGACGGTCTACATCCTCGACGAGCCGACCACCGGCCTGCACTTCGAGGACATCAACAAGCTGATCGGCGTGATCAACGGGCTGGTCGACAAGGGCAACTCGGTGATCGTCATCGAGCACAACCTCGACGTGATCAAGACGTCCGACTGGATCATCGACATGGGTCCCGAGGGCGGCAACGGCGGCGGCACGATCGTCGCCGAGGGCACGCCGGAGCACATCGCGAGCGTCGAGGAGAGCTACACGGGCGAGTTCCTGCGCACCGTCCTCACCGCCGAGTAG
- a CDS encoding fibronectin type III domain-containing protein translates to MSVKPLFCVALLAAGCSTPAPPPSFTASLTSPTDVVLTWPDDGAGHRVEYANDPAGPWTTLRFLPAHTTSYHHPDLIPETPFYYREQPFTGPVSTELHEVTSGDTVTFTWADRTSDEAGYLLEIRRPGAPDFDPVEVTDPDATTCALSVLPGEEGSAYRLRTLHYGPLSPVVHQTTGKER, encoded by the coding sequence GTGTCCGTGAAACCCCTCTTCTGCGTGGCGCTGCTGGCCGCGGGCTGTTCCACCCCGGCGCCGCCGCCGTCGTTCACCGCGTCGCTGACGTCACCGACCGACGTGGTGTTGACGTGGCCGGACGACGGGGCGGGCCACCGCGTCGAGTACGCGAACGACCCCGCCGGGCCGTGGACGACACTGCGGTTCCTGCCCGCCCACACAACGAGCTACCACCACCCGGACCTGATCCCGGAGACGCCGTTCTACTACCGGGAGCAGCCGTTCACCGGCCCGGTGTCGACCGAGCTGCACGAGGTGACCTCCGGCGACACGGTGACGTTCACGTGGGCCGACCGCACGAGCGACGAAGCCGGGTACCTCCTGGAGATCCGGCGGCCGGGCGCGCCGGACTTCGACCCGGTCGAGGTGACCGACCCGGACGCGACGACGTGCGCCCTGTCCGTCCTCCCGGGTGAGGAGGGCTCGGCCTACCGGCTCCGGACACTGCACTACGGCCCGCTCTCCCCGGTGGTCCACCAGACCACCGGGAAGGAGCGGTGA
- a CDS encoding sigma-70 family RNA polymerase sigma factor — protein MAIGGRRPKKAKGEDLIRQLYAEHGRSLLAYATRLTGDRAAAEDVVQETLVRAWKHADDLQNDGKGSVRGWLLTVARNLVTDRARARAARPQEVAEPAEGVPTPAVERDHAQGVVDSMTVLGAMDGLSNEHREVLVEIYYRGRTVAEAARTLGVAPGTVKSRSYYALRALRAAMISSGTEVAR, from the coding sequence GTGGCCATAGGAGGCAGGCGGCCTAAGAAGGCCAAAGGTGAAGACCTGATCCGGCAGCTTTATGCCGAGCACGGGCGAAGCCTGCTGGCCTACGCGACGAGGCTGACCGGTGATCGGGCGGCAGCCGAGGACGTGGTCCAGGAGACGCTGGTAAGAGCGTGGAAACACGCGGACGACCTGCAGAACGACGGGAAGGGCTCGGTGCGCGGCTGGTTGCTGACCGTCGCGCGCAACCTGGTCACCGACCGGGCCCGCGCCCGGGCGGCGCGGCCCCAAGAGGTGGCCGAACCGGCCGAAGGCGTGCCGACGCCGGCCGTCGAGCGCGATCACGCCCAGGGCGTGGTCGACTCGATGACGGTGCTCGGCGCGATGGACGGCCTATCGAACGAGCACCGAGAGGTCCTGGTGGAGATCTACTACCGGGGACGGACGGTGGCCGAAGCGGCGAGAACACTGGGCGTCGCACCGGGTACCGTGAAATCAAGGTCGTACTACGCACTGAGAGCACTGAGAGCAGCGATGATTTCGAGCGGAACGGAGGTGGCGCGATGA
- a CDS encoding anti-sigma factor family protein, producing MNSVDESHTQLGAYALGALDPGEAADFERRHLQTCAQCRFDLNELVALRESLDEVPPEAFLDGPPEGGDLLLQKTLRRVRDEEKTAPVRSTSRRGLALVAAAVLVVAALGGGILVGRQTGGGSEPLAIPAPPTDVPGTKSVEGRDPTTGVQLAASVSPFQGWVRVNVAVKGVKAGEQCLLQVVTKEGQAVTAGSWKVSEKWESSGFSLDGSALVAPDDVKSVDIVTVDGRKLVSAQV from the coding sequence ATGAACTCGGTCGACGAGAGTCACACGCAGCTCGGCGCGTACGCCCTCGGCGCGCTCGATCCCGGGGAGGCGGCCGACTTCGAGCGGCGGCACCTGCAGACCTGCGCGCAGTGCCGGTTCGACCTGAACGAGCTCGTGGCTCTGCGCGAGTCACTCGACGAGGTACCGCCCGAGGCGTTCCTCGACGGGCCGCCCGAAGGCGGGGACCTGCTGCTGCAGAAGACCCTGCGGCGGGTGCGCGACGAGGAGAAGACGGCGCCGGTGCGCTCGACGTCACGTCGGGGCCTGGCCCTGGTCGCGGCGGCCGTGCTGGTCGTGGCCGCGCTCGGCGGCGGAATCCTGGTCGGCCGGCAGACGGGTGGGGGGAGCGAGCCCCTCGCGATCCCCGCGCCGCCGACCGATGTGCCCGGCACGAAGAGCGTCGAAGGGCGTGATCCGACGACCGGTGTGCAGCTGGCCGCGTCGGTGAGCCCCTTCCAGGGCTGGGTCCGGGTGAACGTCGCCGTGAAGGGCGTCAAGGCCGGGGAACAGTGCCTCCTTCAGGTCGTCACGAAGGAAGGCCAGGCGGTCACCGCCGGCAGCTGGAAGGTGTCCGAGAAGTGGGAGAGTTCGGGCTTCTCGCTCGACGGCTCCGCTTTGGTGGCGCCCGACGACGTGAAGTCGGTCGACATCGTCACGGTGGACGGCCGGAAGCTGGTCTCGGCCCAGGTGTGA